The Pieris napi chromosome 11, ilPieNapi1.2, whole genome shotgun sequence DNA segment CTGATAAttcatatgtatttttagatttgtaaaCAGCCTTTGTCAGTTTAAGATATTGATTTGGAAAGTTGATAATGTAACATAGGTAAAACACCTCGAGgcttataaacatttttagaaAGTTGACGTTAGGTGGCAGTAAGGCGAATttgttgaatattatttagttcatTTTACgacattgtattttttttttatataacagagtgcaaacgggcaggagccTTACCTGTTGATACCGTATACCGCCGGCCATGGACGATcgtaagtgcgttgctggccttttaagaattggtacgctcttgtcgaattggttcgaaaatacagTGAGcaactggttccacaaagaggaggtgcgcggcaaaaactgcctcaGAATTGCGTATATGCTATATGTACatcgattttaatttggaaaaTCGGAAaccaatttcaaaaatatacaaataatacattaacaTGATTATGATAAAGTAAAtagcataaataaattttaaaatctacgAGCCACAAAGTTTTTGAAACCTATCAATCGAATTTGACTCTccgtttattataaaaacaatccaTAGCATTTTTGATCTTTGATGATTTAGGCGAATTAGGGACAAATCAGAAATAacttactaaaaattataacaaaactagtggacccgacagacgttgtcctgcatgatatttcaagcgattagtaaagcaaagtatgaaagtaccgactgcagcgccatctggcgggctgatttgtgaatctaaaccattcccagatccccttgaacacacacaaaaaatttcatcaaaatcggtccagtcgtttgagagaagttcagtgacatacacactcacagaagaattatatatagtatagatAAATACTCACAGTAACCAAAGCATTTGGCGCCTTCGGGATGACGTCAGGCACCACACCGTTGGCCTCAAAGTTCTTAGCAACCGTGGACATGGCTCTCGCAAACACCCTAAAATTGACCATAGTGCCGTCTGCTATTAACAAAAGAATCGCCAGTTTGAATACACGAGCCATCGTACACGACATGCACAGGTGACCGGAGATCGCGAAATGTGAAACAAAGTTGTATAACCAGTTTAACTACAGGTTATATACGGTTGGCAGAAAAGGAAATGGTCAttatttctatagaatttCGGAGTTTTTTTTGCATAATCTGGTGAATCTGATTGATTTTTTCCTCAATTAGATGCTGGTCTTATCATTATTATCCCTTTATTTTTAACGAGCTGTGCCTGTGGTTTCATCCGCGATTATTCGATCTGAGTTGTATAATATACCCGATCgctgataattaaaaatagttaagtATTCTTTATAGATTAATTACAGTgatacaaatttgtttttgagTGTAGATTAATAACTTACAGTTGTCTTAGCCTGAATATTTAGTGTGTACTAAGACTAAGTCTAGATTAGACTAAACTTAGTAATGTGCATATAAACAATCtcacaaaatttttattcatctCACTCTAGCTATAAGACTTTTTATCTAAAcaatatagaaaattaagtaTTCATTTGTAATTAGACCTACAACTAATTGAGGACAGCATTCAACAAATTAGAACACtagttaataattatcaaaGTAATTTggtaaacatttatatttaaagtaatataggTTTACCATCGATCcgaataaagtttaaaaaaaaactaattagcTACCATAAAACTGACACATGCTTCTgccttaaaatttaatttaaattacttttgagATCAATTCAATGGCAACTTTGAGTACagaattacattaattatcttATTACCTTTTAGGACATAACCTTAACCTAAAATCAATATattcaatacaataaaatttattgtattgaatatttattatgaatatttaatgcactattttaagtaaaaaaaacaatttaaatatagaaatgtttttgttgtattaaCTTGATTGTACAAAATAcacatagttttatttatttattatacatatggAAGgtcaatttacatttacaaaatttagCTTATAGGCAGGTGGGTCGTGCACATTCTGtgccaataaataaattagctcTTAGTGATAAGTGATAACTATAACACAACATTATAAATACACTGAGAAAAATCTGTATAAAACTGATGTGTAATTGATATAAactattgtattaaatatatcacaTTTCTATtgcatataataatattacggtAGATTATCTTTCATATCCATTAAACTTAACCTTTTAACGCGATACCGGTATGCGGTTGATGAATATTTTTAGCTCATAAATCTAAAGCTCTAATCAATGCGAGATGTATATGTAATTAGCATTAcgtaattgtaatgtaattttttaacctTCCACCTATTCTGCCAACTCTTATCGCAATGTTATTAGTTAACAATTTCTAGAATCTTGATACACAACTGGAAATGATAATAAGATCTAGATTGATATTACACTACTCTGGTTTAGGCAGCGGGAAGAATTAAAGTATCATAAAATACCTTACCTCTTATCACAGTCGTatatgtacaaaaataaagCAAATTACAACTAACACTGCGgtgctttaaaatatttaaaaaattctgttGTAGGCTGtagctaataatatataaattgacgAATGACGactatttcttaaatattaaatgtcaaCAGTCAAATGTCACCTCCAAATGTGGAAAAAAATGGAATGTCAACTTCACGTCTACTCCATAAATATATGTCACTCGTCTCGGTGCCCTGTGGTCGACTCAAGTTCTCTTTAGTCTGTATTATTCAATAGTCATAAGtcaatacatatacataatcTGATCTATTCTCTACTTCAGTCTTcaatatttgatataattaataattatgttttaaattatcactTTCGGAGTGTTGTGTATTCATATTGGGCTTTggcaaattttattaaaattatgttactgTCAGATTAAAGTATAATGTTGTGCGCtacaaattaacaattttttaattaatttatgtcgGATTTTTAAGTATGTCACCGCGTAAACAACCGAGtagtttattcaaattatgtGTAAGAACCTccctaaatttaattaatgaatgTTGTTTTATAATCGAAAAAAATTATGCTGATATAGAATGTAGAGAATCCGAAAAGCACATTATTTTACTGAAGGAATATCTAGTGTCATTGCTTCCTACAaggtttgtattttatttacaatttataacaaatacaaaGTATACCTGTTCATtctgttacacaaaatttacttccattatgttataatgttttgtcactatatattatttgaattatgtgGTTTTATactttgtaaacaaaataaaaaactttaccTTTCTGTTTTGTTTCAGATTGTTCGATATACTATGTTTGGAAAGAGGATGTTATCGATATCGCGGTGACCCTAGAATACAACTCAATGTTCTTATTCATCCTAGTATGTCAATCTTCCGCAAAAGTGATCTTGACAATGGTATTCCCCAAACTTTCTGGGTTCAAGTTATGCCACGGTTTACACATTTGGTTGTCCTTGATTTAAAATTCATCTGTACAGATGAAATCCTAGAATTGATTGGCTCAAAATGTCTTCTACTTGAAGAGCTAAACATAGTTTCCCGAGTAGATATTTGTAAATCTCTAATAAATGCATCTGTCCTCATTAGGAATGTGTCAGATTCTGGATTGGCTTATATATCAAATCTTAAAAATTTGCGCATATTAGCAATGGATCCTCCTCGTAATGAAAGAGCTAGTCGAGTAGGTAGATGTGTCTCCCAAGCTGGTATTATTATGCTTATCAGTGAACTTCCCTATCTTGAGGAATTGAGAATAGAATCATGTGATATAGGttcaacattaataaatacagatgTCAGCATTGGACCACTCAGCTTAAGGAAAATCAACTGTCATTTTGCATCAGCTGAGGGTATGCGGAAACTTGTAAAAATTTGTCCACATTTAAAAGAATTGTCCATTACACATTTGTCTGCAAACAACAAGGATGCAATACTGGAAGAAATAGCATTAAGTGACTTAAGGTTAAGTAAGTTAGACATGtcatttttttctcacagtgatTCATTGCATCGCCTTTTGGAGGTAAAAGGAAGTTATCTAACACATTTTTCTCTATGGGAGATTGATCACTCATTAAGTTTAGATGAAGTCATTAACTTAGGTACGAGTTGTCCAAATCTCACATCTCTATGTCTAATAACTCAGTCCAACTACCTTTCAATTCCAAGATTTTTCCGCcaaccaaaaaatatatttcgtcAACTTGAAGTATTGACATTGGGAAATGAACGCTTTAGTATTGaagatattttagttttttttctagAATGTACACTGTGCTTACGGAagttaactttaaaatttcaaacaaaattatcaattGATAATACACTTATATATATCTTACAAAAGggatattttaaacatttacgtAGTTTATGGTTGGATTGTACATTGGAAGTATCAAAGGATGTGGTAAAACAAGTTATACAGGGTTGTGAGATGTTGCAACTATTCACTGTAGACTTTACAGAGGACATGAGTGATGTACACAAATACATAGCCGATAATAACCTAGACTTAAAACTGGGTggctattaatatattataatttaggttaaaattatattttatctttagaataaagttttttattttaatgacattttattacattactaATAAAGAGTTTGAATACAGAAAAAGAGGGTGATgtgtgtaatatttatttacatttgtctaaattattaaaacaactcTGATTTTTGCATCAGTTTAAAATCAAACATGAACCTTAtcttaatacaatataaaaatatatataaggatattgttaaaaattgtatgcGATTTCTCACTGATCAGAGGGCTTAGTCAAgatagaaaactaaatttgtatgaaaatgacagtttatgtcaacaaattttcatataaatttagttattgactttctacatacactactgttaggGTATCTTGACTAAACCCACTGTATGTTTCACCCcaataaacaagaaaaaagtTCAATATCATACTTTtgcacaaataaatatattaaaaaatattagattcATTCACATATCCTACAAATTCTTTCAAATGAGGATGATAAGagaataatagaatttttttaaagcatttcattgaaatataattacaccccattttacaattaacataattcCAGATATAAATATGACAGATACATATTTCTATCTTCTATATAGGATGAAGTTGTATATTAAAAGCCATCACAAGGTTGCTGGTTTAAGAACTCTTTGAAATGTATACAAATGTTTGtgttttttaacttttcatttattaaaaaatccttAATTGACTTCACTGTGTGTTAGTGGCAACAGATGTGTGCAaacgttaaataatattaaactagcATCACTTACCAACTATCATAATTCTTCTAGGATATCACATTACTATGTCTAGTTTATGTTTCCGCCACACCATTTTTAACTTACAAAGATAAAAGTATAAGCATCAAAAGTtgtatcatattttaaacagtATATTGCCTGTATAgaaaaaattctattattagtACAATCtagtatatacaataatttttcatcCTTAAGTATATGCAAGTATTAAAACTACAAACATTAATTCTTAAACtagcttataattattttatagagaaTCATCCTTTTCAGTGTTTAGTTATcagtttgttttataaaatttattgccAACATAGGAATGAATCAAGACAAACTGTTACAGACaacaatttgatttaaaattctcattgatttcaatacattttaaatcaagatagcttaatataaaatgcatCAATATGGATAAGTACTAGTAAAGCTTACaaatactataattaatatttcccCATACATTTAGTCcaaattttaaactattaaactTAGTCAGTCAATCAAACCATTTGACAGTACTCAAGACAACATTAGTCATACTCAGAGTCTATGATTAACAATCAATTaagctatttatatttaattatattcacaAGCTTAAAAATGTCTTTCACTGCTATGATTTTATAAGTTTTCATTCACAACAAGTTGAATCActcttttaatatataattaaaatattcaccTACCATAGCAGATAATTTAATGGACGACTTTAATTCGATGTTGAAAAAACACTACACTTAATATTGAGTTTTATTATCATGCGtgtatgttaacgtaaaattgtaaacaccgttagattgtaatctatctcgcgagattataaactgtcgaaagattgtgaacctcagcgtactgcttacaatttaacgtattattattcggtagattatactacactaacttagttatcattcaaacttctttggtcaattacagaattattttacttcccaacaatttcatataactaccgaataataataggttaatttgtaagcagttcgttgaggttcacaatctttcgacagtttacaatctcgcgagatagttTACAATCTAAcgatttttacaattttacggtgacatgtACATAACACTTTAGTTTACCACATAAGTCATTTTAGTTCATCACTTTCACCACTTTTAGGCTCACTTGAACTGTCACTGTCAGTAGTCTGGCCGAGTAGAAGCcagtacttttttaatttgccgtGTCAAGTGGGTGTGGCCGGGCTGGCCGAAGGTGATCGCTAGGACTCCTTGCTCTCTGGTACTGATtcctgaaattaaaataaagacaatttattttaacacctttattagaaatatgaaaatacgcttttacatatttaaaacactttaccttaaaaattaatcaccTTGcccaaatataaaacaaactatttttGAGAAACTTGAAAATTATGggcctatattatatataaacattattaatatgcGGTAAAgagatataatatacatatttaaattgacaTTTGTATGAAAGTCAAATCggatttagtaaaaaaaatgttttaaatacaaaaagtaatttataatcaTTGGTTACATTCGgtcagaattttttttttttcgattttaACTAACATAACTGCGTACATAAGTTAATATAAGAgtaaatgtgtttaaaaaaaaggatggACCTTTACCTTGTCATTGTCTTTCTCATCATCATAAAACTCGTTCTTAGGCTCCACCATTTTATCTGCTTCCTCTTGACTGATACGGATTTCCGGATCTGGTTCCTCTTTTATCCTCTCTTCTTCGGGAAAGAAGTCAcctgataaattattataattattagataataaacaaaacataagCTATTTGATTTATTGACCTCTTAGcaagattatttaattaattttaataattattatgttgaCACAAacctaaattaaaaacaaaaattaggctattaaatttttgcatGATAGAATCAAAGTATATGAGTATTGACaaaactatacaaaaatagtaatttttatagaatattgaTTAGTCTTAACATCAACTATGTATTTAATGTTGATGCCTTTTTTCAATGGAACTCCTTGGTAACATAACAATAGATTAAAACTATTGAAAATACAGGGTAAGCCTGCTGAGACTGAGTGACTCGACAAGTCAACAgacataatttattcatatcaGTAGCAATAtacacttttaattttaatgaaaacatttcaaactcaaactttccttattcaagtgggtaaagaagtacacttttgaatcgtcaagttaaattaattgtaaatttacatttactaccagttcacaagtcaagggcgtagagcgggtaagaagaactggcaagaaactttccgccactctttttaatcgccaagtattttcatacaaattgtttgtttacTATTGTATCTAGGTATAGTACAGAgggcttagtcaagatgcctcaACAGttgtgtatgtagaaagtcgaagaCTAAATTTGTCAACATAAACTATCATTTTAAGGCAAGATTTGATTTGatgaatttactttttatcaaaataaatttacatttattgccagttcttaaatcaaagCTAAAGAGCGAACAATAAGAACTGTCAATAGTGTGAAAGTCATAATACCTGGTATATGTGACATCTGTACGGCAGGTGAATGCTGACACATCTTCAGATtgtcatatacatatttgcttATTGCATCCAAATACTGCTTACTGTTAGCATTTGTTGtcctataaattaaattttcataaataaacattaagtaccatttaaaaaatacaaccgtaattaataattttgagaaGGTGAATCATATTagtcaattataaattatatagcaaaataaaacaagggattcaatat contains these protein-coding regions:
- the LOC125053993 gene encoding uncharacterized protein LOC125053993 produces the protein MSPRKQPSSLFKLCVRTSLNLINECCFIIEKNYADIECRESEKHIILLKEYLVSLLPTRLFDILCLERGCYRYRGDPRIQLNVLIHPSMSIFRKSDLDNGIPQTFWVQVMPRFTHLVVLDLKFICTDEILELIGSKCLLLEELNIVSRVDICKSLINASVLIRNVSDSGLAYISNLKNLRILAMDPPRNERASRVGRCVSQAGIIMLISELPYLEELRIESCDIGSTLINTDVSIGPLSLRKINCHFASAEGMRKLVKICPHLKELSITHLSANNKDAILEEIALSDLRLSKLDMSFFSHSDSLHRLLEVKGSYLTHFSLWEIDHSLSLDEVINLGTSCPNLTSLCLITQSNYLSIPRFFRQPKNIFRQLEVLTLGNERFSIEDILVFFLECTLCLRKLTLKFQTKLSIDNTLIYILQKGYFKHLRSLWLDCTLEVSKDVVKQVIQGCEMLQLFTVDFTEDMSDVHKYIADNNLDLKLGGY